The Camelina sativa cultivar DH55 chromosome 18, Cs, whole genome shotgun sequence DNA window ATGGAGTCCAAGTTTATGAGGAGAGAAGACGTAGAGACGAACATAAAGGAGTTAAGGAAGAAAGTTATGTCTCTCACGGCGAGTGGCAAAAATGTTATTATCTTCACTGGTGACTTAAAGTGGACAGTCAAAGAGATTACCAACAACAGCAATGGTGGATTAATCGATGAGATCTCTTCGTCTTACAGTCCATTAGATCATATAGTTGAAGAAATGGGGAAACTAATCGCTGAGTttaacgatgatgatgatgatgattgtaaaaCCAAGAGGGTTTGGGTAATGGGAACAGCTTCGTTTCAGACGTACATGAGATGTCAAATGAGACAACCTTCGCTAGAAACACTGTGGGCACTTCATCCTGTCTCTGTCCCTTCGTCTGCTAATCTTGGCTTAAGCCTTCATGCGACAAGGTAAACtccttttctttactttttaccATGTATTACtcttaaagtaaaaataaagacaaaaatatcAGTCTATTTTTTCACAAAAGTGAACTCTTTTTTTCGTGATGTTGGTCAAAAAGGGATTGCGTAGATAGTGACACTAGCTAGTATATCTATGtttaaacttacaaaaaaatcgaatctttgtgtctagtttcaaaaataataatgtggtaattttcttttttttgaaaaaatatatatgtttgtgattTTGCAGTAGCTTACTTGAAAATGGTCCTTTTAGAGTCTGTCTTTGTTCTCTGACTTACTCAGATCAGTGTCTCATTGAAGCCAAAACCCTCTGTGTCCATGCCTGTCCATTCACACATACACAGTTTCATtgattataaatgtttttaaaaaaaaatattggaccTACATAGGAGGAGTCCACCTAAGTGTAGCTGGTAGGTAAATTATAGAGATATGACACTTTTTATTCGTTCTGAAATTTTGGATGTTAGAAGTTCAAGATATTGAGATTGGTAGAGTAAGTGACGGATTAGAGAATATGCGTTCTAGATATTATTTGGTGTAATATTATTCAATGGATCATTTTGCTTGtagacaaaattaaaacatcGTAGAGAATATATCCTGCAACTGGAAGATAATAAAGCTTGTAACTTTTTTGaattataatgttttgttttgtagcaATGCGTGGACACTTTTACCCTCTTTTTACCACTTTGGTTAAAATTggtctcaagtttttttttcttttatgtctgAAAGCTAAGAGACCGTTCTATAATAGGGAAACATCTTGTCCTGTTGTCTACAGAGCTCTTTTAACAAGAATCCAAAAcctcttttttacttttctgttttgttttttcagatgTTTATTCACGATAATGCCACTGACCTCTGGTTTTTGACcgtttgtttttatttgcagTGGGCATGAGGCACGGACGATGAGTAGTGTTAATGCAACAAAGTCCTTTTCTGGTTACAATAATAAAGCTGAGGAGGTAGAAGAGACAATAAGCTCTGTTCTAAGTTGTTGTCCTGAGTGTGTTACTAGCTTTGAGAGAGAAGCAAAAGCTCTTAAAGCTAACCAAGAAAAACTCTTGCCTTCGTGGCTCCAATCTCATGATGCAGACAATAATTCTTCACAGAAGGTAGACTATTTTGAACTTGATATTCATTGAATAAATGGTTGATTTATTGGTAAATCATCGAAGATCTTATTCTCTTGTGTTTTGATTGTGTGTGTAGGAAGAGTTAATTGGGCTAAGGAGAAAATGGAACAAGTTTTGTGAACATCTACATAGTCAGACAGGACAATTAAGTATGATGGGCAAAAACTATCCCTATGGCTTGCCTTATGGATCATCAAATGAGTCTTCAAAATCAATTTCGTTGATTGATTCGTTGGGTTTAAAGCCGAACCAGCGAGCTACAAACTCGATTGCCAAGTTCAGACGTCAGAATTCTTGCACTATTGAGTTTGATTTGGGTGGAAATGAATACGAGAAGGGTGAGTCGATCAATGAAGCTGAAGATGACAAGGGAAATGAGACGATCACTCTCGATTTGGGGCGTTCTCTGTTTCGCTCAGACTCTGTAACAGAGAGGGGAAAGAAGATGAGTGCTTTGGTTAAAGCCTTGGAGGAGAGTAATCCAGGGCAAACTGTGACAATGCGTCTAATAGCTGAGAGTTTAATTGATTGCGTGTCAAAGAAGAAAGACGGATGGATCATGATCGAGGGCAGAGACACAGCAGCGAAGAGGAGATTAGCTCGTACTGTATCTGAATCTGTTTTCGGATCTCTCGAGTCTCTGGTTCATATTGACCTTAAGAAGAAAGGCAGCGAGTCAAAGGTCAGCTCGGAGACGCTACTTGCTTGCGGATTAGAGAATCATGAGAAGGTTGTTTTCTTGATTGAAGACATTGATCTGGCGGAGTCCCGTTTCTTGAAGCTCCTTGCTGATCGGTTCGAGGAAAAACGGAGGATGAAAGGCGGCATTGATCATCGCCAAGCGATCTTTATTTTGACAAAAGAGGATTCGAGCAATGCGAGAAACAGAGACTCTGTTTTGCAAATTGGTTTGGAGATCACGGCACATAGTCCGGGGAAAAAGAGAAAGCCCGAGTGGGATGTATCGGTCAGGGAAGGGAAGAATTCTAAAGCGGGAGAGATAGAGAACAGGTTTTGGATTAAGAAGGAAGTGTGCTCTAGGCAATCGAGTTTCAACAGCTCTTATCTCGACCTGAACATAAAAGCtgaagaagagggagaaggTGAGATCAGTCCTATTACAAGCGATTTAACCGGAGAGGAAGAGGATACAGAGTTCTCTTCCAGCAACTTTCTGAACCGGATTCAAAACCGGTTTGTTTTAAAACGGTCATGTGAACCGGGAATCGAAAGGGCGATGATAACGGCAGCTTTCAGGGAGGTTTTTCCGGAAGGGGAAGAAAGAGACGGAGTTAGGTTTAGCGTGGAGGATAAGTTAGTGGAGGAGCTGTGCGGTGGGGGAGGATACATTCAAAACGGTGCGTTTGAAAGTTGGTTAAAGGAGGTTTTTCAAACGGGGTTACTAACGGTTAAAAAGGGAGGGAAAAAGGATACGGATGTAATTAGGATGGTGTTTGGGGGTATAGCTGACAACAAAGGATATGGTGGGGGTGTTGGTGGGTACATGGGTACATTTCTTCCGAACAAAGTCCAAGTTTCCAAGTTCGAGTAGATCAATCTTTCTTTCGGTTTagtttttctttcgtttttttgttcttttccatttttcatCAATATGTAAAATTTCCATTACTAATGTGGGGGTTTGACTGGTGTAACtcgtttttttcctttctttttccgAATGTAATATAAATGCGTTTCAAAATTTGGGGAAAATGTTCTATTCAGATTGTTTttcgatttttaaaaatcacttaTTTTGGCATTTAAGGGTAGATGACAATGGAACAAAAAGAAGATTCAATTATGGTTTGATCAGGAAGATACTAAAGTAAAATCGTAGTGGCAATGAACTAACCA harbors:
- the LOC104761789 gene encoding protein SMAX1-LIKE 5-like, which produces MRTGGYTIQQTLTTEAASVLKHSLTLARRRGHAQVTPLHVAATLLSSRTSLLRRACIKSHPGFSTNYQFAPSRLHHHHHNQNHPLQCRALELCFNVALNRLPTVPGPMFHGQPSLANALVAALKRAQAHQRRGCIEQQQQQQTQQTQPQTQQTQLLAVKVELEQLVISILDDPSVSRVMREAGFNSTAVKNCVEDCSVSSVFYGGSVAGVFSSPNSPDQQQQQQHHNNINRFHHYQNPKDFNFINPNFPLWQTHFLNQSPDQNPLLISSSSSHHHHQQQRLREIDLKLVVDVLLRKKTKKKNPVIVGDSVSFTEGFASELMAKLESGEIDQTGELKQTHFVKFQFSPMESKFMRREDVETNIKELRKKVMSLTASGKNVIIFTGDLKWTVKEITNNSNGGLIDEISSSYSPLDHIVEEMGKLIAEFNDDDDDDCKTKRVWVMGTASFQTYMRCQMRQPSLETLWALHPVSVPSSANLGLSLHATSGHEARTMSSVNATKSFSGYNNKAEEVEETISSVLSCCPECVTSFEREAKALKANQEKLLPSWLQSHDADNNSSQKEELIGLRRKWNKFCEHLHSQTGQLSMMGKNYPYGLPYGSSNESSKSISLIDSLGLKPNQRATNSIAKFRRQNSCTIEFDLGGNEYEKGESINEAEDDKGNETITLDLGRSLFRSDSVTERGKKMSALVKALEESNPGQTVTMRLIAESLIDCVSKKKDGWIMIEGRDTAAKRRLARTVSESVFGSLESLVHIDLKKKGSESKVSSETLLACGLENHEKVVFLIEDIDLAESRFLKLLADRFEEKRRMKGGIDHRQAIFILTKEDSSNARNRDSVLQIGLEITAHSPGKKRKPEWDVSVREGKNSKAGEIENRFWIKKEVCSRQSSFNSSYLDLNIKAEEEGEGEISPITSDLTGEEEDTEFSSSNFLNRIQNRFVLKRSCEPGIERAMITAAFREVFPEGEERDGVRFSVEDKLVEELCGGGGYIQNGAFESWLKEVFQTGLLTVKKGGKKDTDVIRMVFGGIADNKGYGGGVGGYMGTFLPNKVQVSKFE